A window of the Anomaloglossus baeobatrachus isolate aAnoBae1 unplaced genomic scaffold, aAnoBae1.hap1 Scaffold_5256, whole genome shotgun sequence genome harbors these coding sequences:
- the LOC142282999 gene encoding tetranectin-like, translating into CLKGSKALHKCFLSFPEAKTYHQASDACISQGGTLSSPENGDENDALYDYVRKSLGSGSEVWIGINDMANEGTWVDMTGSRIAFKHWETEITTQPDGGKQENCASLSAIAIGKWFDKSCRETLPFVCQFAIV; encoded by the coding sequence TTTGCCTTAAGGGCTCCAAGGCTTTACACAAATGTTTCCTGTCTTTTCCGGAAGCGAAGACTTACCATCAAGCCAGTGATGCCTGCATCTCACAAGGAGGAACCCTTAGTTCTCCAGAGAACGGAGATGAAAATGATGCATTATACGATTATGTCCGCAAGAGCTTAGGCTCGGGTTCAGAGGTGTGGATAGGTATCAATGATATGGCTAATGAAGGAACCTGGGTTGATATGACCGGTAGTCGCATCGCCTTTAAACATTGGGAAACAGAAATAACCACTCAGCCTGATGGCGGCAAACAAGAGAACTGCGCATCTCTGTCTGCCATTGCCATCGGTAAGTGGTTTGATAAGAGCTGCAGAGAGACCCTGCCTTTTGTGTGCCAGTTTGCCATTGTTTAG